A stretch of the Bacillus anthracis str. Vollum genome encodes the following:
- a CDS encoding ABC transporter ATP-binding protein has product MLRKFFSYYKPYKGLFILDFSCAVVAGLLELGFPLIVNQFIDKLLPGQNWTLILWACFGLLAVYMLNAGLQYVVTYWGHMLGVNIETDMRQKLFDHIQKLSFRFFDNNKTGHLISRLTNDLMEIGEIAHHGPEDLFIAVMTLVGAFSFMMMINWKLALLTFFVIPFLLWLALYFNKKMTGTFRRLFSDVADFNACIENNVGGIRVVQAFGNEKFEKEQFAVNNARFRTTKLMAYKIMALNSSISYMLMRLVTLFVLICGTWFVLQGELTYGGFIGFVLLTNIFFRPIEKINAVIESYPKGIAGFKRYVELLETEPDIVDSKDAMEVKHVHGDIQYNNITFGYENKERILNDISLKIHAGETVAFVGPSGAGKTTLCSLLPRFYEQSSGSIQIDGIDTKDMTLSSLRKQIGIVQQDVFLFSGTIRENIAYGNLKASEAEIWQAVKRAQLEDLIYSQPDGLDTVIGERGVKLSGGQKQRLAIARMFLKNPPILILDEATSALDTETELAIQKSLAELSVGRTTLVIAHRLATIKNADRIVVVNKDGIAEQGSHDELIEQGGGYSRLYEAQFSS; this is encoded by the coding sequence ATGCTACGTAAATTTTTTTCTTACTATAAACCGTACAAAGGTTTATTTATACTCGACTTTTCTTGCGCAGTTGTCGCAGGATTACTAGAGCTTGGCTTCCCGCTTATCGTAAATCAATTTATTGATAAGTTATTGCCAGGGCAAAACTGGACGCTTATTTTATGGGCTTGTTTCGGGTTACTTGCAGTTTATATGTTAAATGCAGGTTTGCAATACGTTGTTACATATTGGGGACATATGCTTGGTGTTAACATTGAAACAGATATGAGGCAGAAATTATTTGATCATATTCAAAAGCTATCATTCAGATTTTTTGACAATAATAAAACCGGTCATCTAATTTCGCGTCTTACAAACGATTTAATGGAAATTGGGGAAATTGCTCACCACGGGCCAGAGGATTTATTTATCGCTGTTATGACTTTAGTTGGGGCGTTCTCATTTATGATGATGATCAACTGGAAGTTAGCGCTATTAACGTTCTTTGTCATTCCATTCTTATTATGGTTAGCACTTTACTTCAATAAAAAAATGACAGGTACATTTAGACGTTTATTCTCAGACGTTGCTGATTTCAATGCATGTATTGAGAACAACGTTGGTGGCATTCGCGTTGTACAAGCATTCGGAAATGAAAAGTTTGAGAAAGAGCAATTTGCTGTGAACAACGCTCGTTTCCGTACAACGAAATTAATGGCATATAAAATTATGGCATTAAATTCATCGATTAGTTATATGCTTATGCGTCTCGTAACGCTCTTTGTCTTAATATGCGGTACATGGTTTGTTCTGCAAGGTGAATTAACATACGGTGGATTTATCGGATTCGTTCTATTAACGAATATTTTCTTCCGCCCAATTGAAAAAATTAATGCGGTAATTGAAAGCTATCCGAAAGGGATCGCCGGTTTTAAAAGGTATGTAGAGCTTCTTGAAACAGAGCCTGACATTGTAGACTCTAAAGATGCAATGGAAGTGAAGCATGTACACGGTGATATTCAATATAACAACATTACGTTCGGTTATGAAAATAAAGAACGGATTTTAAATGATATTAGTTTGAAAATCCACGCAGGTGAAACGGTTGCGTTCGTTGGACCATCTGGAGCTGGGAAAACGACGTTATGTAGCCTATTACCACGTTTTTATGAGCAATCATCTGGATCGATTCAAATTGATGGTATTGATACGAAAGATATGACGTTATCTTCACTTCGTAAGCAAATCGGAATTGTGCAGCAAGATGTGTTCTTATTCTCAGGAACGATTCGTGAAAATATTGCTTACGGAAATTTAAAAGCATCAGAGGCTGAAATTTGGCAGGCGGTAAAGAGAGCTCAATTAGAAGATTTAATTTACTCACAACCAGACGGTTTAGATACTGTTATCGGTGAGCGCGGCGTGAAACTTTCAGGCGGACAGAAGCAACGTTTAGCGATTGCTCGTATGTTCTTGAAAAATCCGCCAATTTTAATATTAGATGAAGCAACTTCTGCGCTAGATACAGAGACGGAACTAGCGATTCAAAAATCACTTGCTGAACTATCTGTCGGTCGTACAACATTAGTTATCGCTCATAGACTTGCAACGATTAAAAATGCAGATCGCATCGTCGTTGTAAATAAAGATGGGATTGCAGAACAAGGTTCACATGATGAATTAATTGAGCAAGGCGGAGGATACAGCAGGTTATACGAAGCGCAGTTTAGTTCGTAA
- a CDS encoding flavodoxin family protein encodes MFVIHGSSRQNGNTEALTHMMIEGIETEQIYLRDHTIHPITDQRHNAEGFQPVDDDYEQLMKRMLEHDTIIFATPLYWYGMSGHMKNFFDRWSQSLRDTSLHFKEKMKGKKMYVVIVGGDNPKLKALPLIAQFQYIFDFIGSSFEGYIIGDANGLDEIQNDAEALAKAQIYNKEFKNHKQK; translated from the coding sequence ATGTTTGTTATACATGGCAGTTCAAGACAAAACGGAAATACAGAAGCTTTAACACATATGATGATAGAGGGCATTGAAACAGAACAAATTTACTTGCGAGACCATACAATCCATCCTATTACAGACCAACGTCATAATGCAGAAGGATTCCAACCTGTAGATGATGACTACGAGCAGTTAATGAAACGCATGTTAGAGCACGACACAATTATCTTTGCTACACCGCTATACTGGTACGGAATGAGCGGACATATGAAAAACTTCTTTGATCGCTGGTCACAAAGCTTACGCGATACATCACTTCATTTCAAAGAGAAAATGAAAGGTAAAAAAATGTATGTTGTCATCGTTGGCGGAGATAACCCAAAGCTAAAAGCATTACCGCTTATTGCTCAGTTCCAATATATCTTTGATTTTATTGGTTCATCGTTTGAGGGTTATATTATTGGAGATGCGAATGGGTTAGATGAAATTCAAAATGATGCTGAGGCGCTGGCGAAGGCACAAATTTATAATAAAGAATTCAAAAATCACAAGCAGAAATAA
- a CDS encoding MerR family transcriptional regulator, whose product MVVISIQQLTRETGVTVRTLRYYDQIDLLKPSGKTEGGHRLYSEADVIRLQQILFLKEMGFSLKETANMLVKGELDLKNSLEKQLRFVQEEQKKFNRMESVLQAVVYSVDVEGELDWKVMFELIQLSKQSSRIREIFQNEVFSKEEQKLLHNLPNMSKEDLNVLEWVDLLKQFRTFMKDGKEVASDEVQGATKKLMQKCLEMANGDEAFLDKLWEVRKSKEDSQKMSLYPIEEELLLYMDEAFRVYDEKERDK is encoded by the coding sequence ATGGTAGTGATTTCAATACAACAATTGACGAGAGAAACAGGGGTTACGGTACGTACATTACGTTATTATGATCAAATAGATTTATTGAAGCCGAGTGGTAAAACAGAGGGTGGACATCGGTTATATAGTGAAGCTGACGTTATTCGTTTGCAACAAATTTTGTTTTTAAAGGAAATGGGATTTTCATTAAAAGAAACTGCGAATATGTTAGTAAAAGGTGAGCTCGATTTAAAAAATTCGCTTGAAAAACAACTTCGGTTTGTACAGGAAGAACAAAAGAAATTTAATCGAATGGAGAGTGTTTTACAAGCAGTTGTTTATTCGGTAGATGTGGAAGGAGAACTCGATTGGAAAGTTATGTTTGAACTGATTCAGCTTTCGAAGCAGTCTTCTCGTATACGTGAAATATTTCAAAATGAAGTGTTTTCAAAGGAAGAACAAAAATTGCTTCATAATTTACCAAACATGAGTAAGGAAGACCTGAATGTTTTAGAATGGGTAGATTTATTAAAGCAATTTCGTACTTTTATGAAAGATGGTAAAGAAGTAGCTAGTGATGAGGTACAAGGGGCAACGAAGAAATTAATGCAGAAATGTTTAGAAATGGCTAATGGTGATGAAGCGTTTTTAGATAAGTTATGGGAAGTTAGAAAATCGAAGGAAGATTCACAGAAAATGAGCCTGTATCCGATTGAAGAAGAACTTTTACTATATATGGATGAAGCTTTTCGTGTTTATGATGAAAAGGAGAGGGATAAATGA
- a CDS encoding LysR family transcriptional regulator encodes MNVDILKIFVTVVEQKHFSRAAELLNLSQPGVSMHIRNLENEFGTTLIQRSPKHVQVTEAGNILYIHAKQMLSLYEDAKQEINELHNVVTGTLRIGASFTIGEYLLPKILADYANENPHVEVHTFISNTEDVLQSLRSNQIDIGLVEGQVVYADVDVETFMQDEMKLVVPPNHPLLRTNKINERTLQDQVWVLRESGSGTRAYSDRFIHQHHLKMKRFFTFSSIQSVKEAVSAGLGIAILSDWTVRKELLAKELFHVEVPNEQLIRPFSIVRGKYFIPSKAIQVFLNHVNSFAKKQH; translated from the coding sequence ATGAACGTAGATATTTTAAAAATCTTTGTTACTGTCGTTGAGCAGAAACATTTCTCCCGTGCAGCAGAATTATTAAACCTTTCACAGCCTGGCGTAAGTATGCATATACGCAACTTAGAAAATGAATTTGGAACTACACTTATTCAGCGCTCACCGAAGCACGTTCAAGTGACCGAGGCCGGAAACATCTTATATATACATGCAAAGCAAATGCTCTCTCTTTACGAAGATGCTAAGCAAGAAATTAACGAGCTACATAACGTTGTAACAGGAACTCTTCGCATCGGTGCTAGTTTTACAATTGGCGAATACTTACTTCCGAAAATACTAGCTGACTACGCGAATGAAAATCCACACGTCGAAGTTCACACCTTCATTTCAAATACAGAAGACGTTTTGCAAAGCCTTCGCTCTAATCAAATTGATATCGGCTTAGTAGAAGGGCAAGTCGTATACGCTGACGTTGACGTTGAAACATTTATGCAAGATGAAATGAAGCTCGTCGTTCCACCAAACCATCCACTGCTCCGCACAAATAAAATAAATGAAAGGACACTCCAAGATCAAGTATGGGTATTAAGAGAAAGTGGTTCTGGTACACGCGCTTATAGTGACCGCTTTATTCATCAACACCATTTAAAAATGAAGCGATTTTTTACATTCAGCAGTATACAAAGCGTGAAGGAAGCGGTTAGTGCTGGGCTTGGCATCGCTATCCTTTCTGATTGGACTGTACGGAAAGAGCTACTTGCAAAAGAACTATTCCACGTCGAAGTTCCAAATGAACAACTCATCCGACCATTTTCCATCGTCCGCGGCAAATATTTCATCCCATCTAAAGCTATTCAAGTGTTTTTAAATCATGTGAATTCTTTTGCGAAAAAACAGCATTGA
- a CDS encoding PDZ domain-containing protein: protein MVVNGFVEAWIFEIMRAVGRFFLHPAVYVFLISSIFVGYLRMLRERKDFSFKVYDIWFELRTALFAGIGYGLVVSIITIGLGLVVSKASLWAILLWTLLFGLTAMYRYLSAAYTFSIAIVCVLLSSKLPVSFLQLGEGEENTIVSLAILLGIMLVVEGLLISKNAVGYSTPKIRKGKRGLKIGLHESKRLWIIPIFILVPGDAVTQFISWWPVVSIGSDTYSLFLVPFLIGFMRRIRSYEPTEALLFTGRRVYGLAGLVLVLGIASYWWHVLAIIAMGVAMLGRFTISMQEKISDETRPAYFAARNDGLVVLDTIPNTIGAELNLLPGEMITKVNGVIPRSAEEFYDALQTKTTGAFCKLEVLDTNGELRLAQTALYAGGHHELGIVFVQQEHEWDSEAM, encoded by the coding sequence ATGGTGGTGAATGGGTTCGTGGAGGCATGGATTTTTGAAATAATGCGGGCAGTTGGACGTTTTTTCTTACACCCTGCTGTCTATGTATTTTTAATAAGTAGTATCTTCGTTGGATACTTACGTATGTTACGAGAACGAAAAGATTTTTCTTTTAAAGTTTATGATATTTGGTTTGAACTGCGAACAGCTTTATTTGCGGGGATTGGGTATGGATTAGTAGTATCTATTATTACGATTGGGCTCGGACTTGTCGTTTCTAAAGCGAGCTTATGGGCCATTTTACTTTGGACATTACTATTTGGATTAACTGCTATGTACCGATATTTATCAGCAGCTTATACGTTTAGTATCGCGATTGTATGTGTTCTATTATCTTCTAAGCTACCAGTTTCCTTCTTACAGCTTGGGGAAGGTGAAGAGAATACAATTGTGTCCCTTGCTATTTTGCTAGGCATTATGCTCGTTGTAGAGGGCTTGTTGATTTCTAAAAATGCAGTAGGATATTCGACGCCGAAGATTAGGAAGGGTAAGCGTGGACTAAAGATTGGTTTACACGAATCAAAGCGTTTATGGATCATTCCTATTTTTATTCTCGTACCAGGTGACGCAGTAACGCAGTTTATTTCATGGTGGCCTGTCGTTTCAATCGGTTCTGATACATATTCCCTATTCCTCGTTCCATTTTTAATTGGATTTATGAGAAGGATTAGAAGTTATGAGCCGACGGAAGCTTTATTATTTACAGGAAGACGTGTGTACGGATTAGCAGGACTTGTACTCGTTTTAGGAATCGCAAGTTATTGGTGGCACGTGCTTGCAATTATCGCAATGGGTGTTGCGATGCTTGGACGATTCACGATTTCCATGCAAGAGAAAATTTCTGATGAGACAAGACCAGCGTATTTCGCTGCACGTAATGATGGACTCGTTGTATTAGATACAATCCCGAATACAATTGGGGCAGAGCTGAATTTACTACCCGGAGAAATGATTACGAAAGTAAATGGAGTCATTCCAAGAAGCGCTGAGGAATTTTATGATGCGCTTCAAACGAAGACGACAGGAGCATTTTGTAAATTAGAAGTATTAGATACAAATGGTGAGCTTCGCCTTGCTCAAACGGCATTATACGCCGGAGGACATCATGAACTAGGTATTGTATTTGTTCAGCAGGAGCATGAGTGGGATTCGGAAGCGATGTAA
- the abc-f gene encoding ribosomal protection-like ABC-F family protein, which translates to MTILFARNIEKGFGDRTLFTLPSLEIQAQDRIGIVGVNGAGKSTLLQILSKEIEADKGIVTHHSSISIIPQISEELPKVASSTAKGKWNISNISNSMSGGERMRLKIAHALEQDAGILFADEPTSHLDMFGTEQLEKALLSYKGALVLISHDREFLDNICTKIIEIEDGIIQEYKGNYSNYRKQKERERTQKQAEYEQYINEKERLEKSILQKKQRASSMTKIPTRFSSSESKLYKLSGANGQEQVSKAAKALETRLEKLEKKEKPKELSQAQFDVQYHTPIHSKVAVQFNKATKKIGDLTLFKNMNGTIAPGAKLAILGANGSGKTTLFNMLLANERGIQLSKSCKIGYFEQTLSILKTDKTILENVLEETNYTESFVRTILARLLFRREDVHKPVHVLSGGERMKVALAKVFLGNYNMLLLDEPTNYLDLATQEELESMLQEYPGTILFISHDRAFIRSVADHILQVDESEPRVFHGNYEQYTNRTADASVNVTAQELLRLQTKLTEIIGRISIPNHHDDITSLEQEYETLLVKIRKCKEAL; encoded by the coding sequence ATGACTATTTTATTCGCACGTAATATTGAGAAGGGCTTTGGTGATCGCACACTATTTACGTTACCGTCACTGGAAATTCAAGCACAGGATCGCATAGGAATTGTCGGCGTCAACGGGGCTGGTAAATCTACGTTACTACAAATATTAAGTAAAGAAATAGAAGCTGACAAAGGCATAGTAACTCACCATAGCTCTATCAGCATCATTCCTCAAATTAGCGAGGAATTACCCAAAGTCGCTTCTTCTACAGCAAAAGGAAAATGGAATATTTCAAACATCTCAAATTCAATGAGCGGCGGGGAACGAATGCGTCTAAAGATTGCCCATGCTCTCGAACAAGATGCAGGCATTCTATTCGCTGATGAACCAACAAGCCACTTAGATATGTTCGGTACAGAGCAATTAGAAAAGGCACTTTTATCTTATAAAGGTGCACTTGTTTTAATATCACATGATCGTGAATTTCTAGATAATATATGTACAAAAATCATTGAAATTGAAGACGGGATAATTCAAGAATATAAAGGAAACTATTCCAACTATCGAAAGCAAAAAGAACGTGAACGAACACAAAAACAAGCAGAATACGAGCAGTATATAAACGAAAAAGAGCGTTTAGAGAAGTCCATTTTACAAAAAAAGCAACGTGCTTCTAGCATGACAAAAATCCCAACACGGTTCAGTTCATCTGAATCTAAACTTTATAAATTAAGTGGGGCTAATGGCCAAGAACAGGTTAGTAAAGCAGCAAAAGCATTAGAGACACGTCTTGAAAAACTAGAAAAGAAAGAAAAGCCAAAGGAGCTTTCTCAAGCACAGTTTGACGTACAATACCATACACCCATTCATAGTAAAGTGGCAGTACAGTTCAATAAAGCAACAAAGAAAATAGGTGACCTCACACTATTTAAAAATATGAATGGAACGATTGCTCCTGGTGCAAAGCTTGCTATTTTAGGGGCAAACGGAAGTGGAAAAACGACCCTGTTTAACATGCTTCTCGCAAATGAGCGTGGCATTCAGCTTTCAAAAAGTTGTAAGATTGGGTACTTTGAACAAACACTATCCATTTTAAAAACAGATAAAACCATTTTAGAAAATGTTCTAGAAGAAACAAACTATACAGAGTCGTTCGTTCGCACAATACTTGCAAGGCTTCTATTCCGCCGTGAAGATGTTCATAAACCTGTGCACGTTCTAAGCGGAGGTGAGCGAATGAAGGTTGCACTCGCAAAAGTATTTTTAGGAAACTATAATATGCTTCTGCTCGATGAACCGACAAACTATTTAGACTTAGCGACGCAAGAAGAATTAGAAAGCATGCTACAAGAATATCCTGGCACTATACTTTTCATTAGCCATGACCGTGCCTTCATTCGTTCTGTTGCAGACCATATTCTACAAGTAGATGAAAGTGAACCAAGAGTATTCCACGGTAATTACGAGCAATACACAAACAGAACAGCCGATGCTTCTGTAAACGTTACTGCACAAGAATTATTACGATTACAAACAAAATTAACAGAAATCATCGGCCGAATTTCCATACCAAATCATCACGATGATATCACATCTCTCGAACAAGAATACGAAACATTATTAGTTAAAATCCGGAAATGTAAAGAAGCACTCTAA
- a CDS encoding YeiH family protein: MEQTLVIQKKKRFGFSQGIGITLLIAIVAKYLAELPFLNIMGQLVIAILIGMVWRAAIGVPHDAIAGTNFASKKLLRFGIILLGMRLNLVDIAKAGPKVLVIAAVVITFTLFVVYGLTKVFKVEKKLGILTACGTAICGAAAVVAIAPQVKAKDDETAVGAAIIAILGTIFTLIYTLLYPVLGFSPYGYGVFSGATLHEIAHVIAAAAPGGSTAVDIAVIVKLTRVTMLVPVAILIGVWFGKSEGSKEKRSWRDLPIPWFIFGFLAMSAVHSLGIIPEVVAGYIVVLAYMLIAMAMAGLGLNVEFKTFRKLGSKAFVAGLIGSVCLSVLGYVLVYALGFM; this comes from the coding sequence GTGGAACAAACACTTGTTATACAAAAGAAGAAGCGTTTTGGATTTTCGCAAGGAATTGGGATTACACTATTAATCGCAATCGTGGCGAAATATTTAGCGGAGCTTCCATTTTTAAATATTATGGGACAATTAGTAATTGCTATTCTAATTGGGATGGTTTGGCGTGCGGCAATTGGAGTTCCTCACGATGCGATTGCAGGGACGAACTTTGCGAGTAAGAAATTGCTTCGCTTTGGGATTATCTTACTTGGAATGCGGTTAAATCTTGTTGATATTGCGAAGGCAGGGCCGAAAGTATTGGTCATCGCAGCGGTTGTTATTACATTCACGCTTTTCGTTGTATATGGGCTAACGAAAGTGTTTAAAGTAGAGAAAAAACTTGGGATTTTAACAGCATGTGGGACAGCAATTTGCGGGGCGGCCGCGGTCGTGGCAATTGCACCGCAAGTGAAAGCGAAGGACGATGAAACGGCAGTTGGAGCTGCAATTATTGCGATTTTAGGTACGATATTTACACTTATTTATACGTTATTATATCCAGTGCTTGGCTTTTCTCCGTACGGCTACGGTGTATTCTCGGGTGCGACGCTGCATGAAATCGCTCATGTCATCGCAGCTGCGGCGCCAGGAGGAAGCACGGCTGTAGACATCGCAGTTATCGTGAAATTAACGCGCGTAACAATGCTTGTACCGGTAGCGATTTTAATTGGAGTATGGTTTGGGAAGAGTGAAGGTAGCAAGGAAAAAAGATCGTGGCGTGACCTTCCAATTCCATGGTTCATCTTCGGATTTTTAGCAATGAGTGCAGTGCATTCGCTCGGGATTATTCCAGAAGTTGTTGCTGGCTACATCGTTGTTCTTGCTTACATGCTTATCGCAATGGCGATGGCGGGACTTGGTTTAAATGTAGAGTTTAAAACGTTCCGTAAGTTAGGAAGCAAAGCATTCGTGGCGGGGCTGATCGGCTCGGTTTGTCTATCGGTTCTTGGATACGTTCTTGTATATGCGTTAGGATTTATGTAG
- a CDS encoding MerR family transcriptional regulator, whose protein sequence is MRIGELSKETGVSERSLRHYEEKGLLPSKRLANGYRDFDESAIKKVELIQMYLQIGLNLEETARMLRCLEIEPHLYDNPCSILTLYEDKLNEVTKQISLLSNIQTNLQKHVSLLKQAKEKE, encoded by the coding sequence TTGCGAATTGGAGAGTTATCAAAAGAAACTGGCGTTAGTGAGAGATCACTAAGACATTACGAAGAAAAGGGATTACTCCCTTCTAAGCGCCTCGCAAACGGCTACCGTGATTTTGATGAAAGTGCCATCAAAAAAGTGGAGCTTATTCAAATGTACTTACAAATCGGCTTAAATTTAGAAGAGACAGCAAGGATGCTGCGCTGCCTTGAAATAGAGCCACACCTATATGACAATCCGTGCAGCATCCTTACACTTTACGAAGATAAACTCAATGAAGTAACAAAGCAAATCTCATTGCTTTCCAACATTCAAACGAATTTGCAAAAACACGTTTCACTCCTAAAACAAGCAAAAGAAAAGGAATGA
- a CDS encoding helix-turn-helix transcriptional regulator: MGVKNKIKELRKQHHITQVEMAKAMQVTRQTIVAIENHHYNPSLELSLKIAKYFGVKVEEIFTLE; the protein is encoded by the coding sequence ATGGGTGTAAAAAATAAAATTAAAGAATTAAGAAAGCAACATCATATAACGCAAGTTGAAATGGCAAAGGCGATGCAGGTGACGCGGCAGACAATCGTGGCGATTGAAAACCATCATTACAACCCGAGTCTAGAGTTATCCTTAAAAATCGCCAAATATTTTGGAGTGAAGGTGGAAGAAATATTTACGCTAGAGTAA
- a CDS encoding S41 family peptidase: MPFATPPVCFGKGNSALKRRVAIIGMVVAFLIGAGGMFAGMSLFGVNPAEVTQTISSGNASTAQGNLAKINEAYALIDSRYVEDVKDEKLVEGAIQGMLSTLKDPYSTYMDKETAKQFSESLDPELEGIGAEVNKTDGKLIIVSPIKGSPAEKIGIKPNDQILSVDGNSVKDLSREEAVLKIRGKKGTTVAIEIKRAGVADPIVFKIKREKIPIFTVFSSVKQESGKDIGYMQITSFAENTAKEFKDQLKELEKKNIKGLVIDVRGNPGGYLNSVEEILGEIMTDKKPMLQVEQRNGEKKKFSTELKERKPYPISVLIDNGSASASEILAGALKEGEGYDLIGEKTFGKGTVQQAVPFKDGSNIKLTMFKWLTPDGNWIHKKGIKPTVEVKQPDYYHATPIQIEKTLSYNANDVQVKHAQEMLKSLGYVPGREDGYFSKETESALKAFQNANKMEATGQLDKKTAEAIQTKIIEKIRSGENDLQLQSALKLMAK; the protein is encoded by the coding sequence ATGCCTTTTGCTACACCACCTGTGTGTTTTGGAAAGGGGAATTCCGCATTGAAACGTAGAGTTGCAATTATTGGAATGGTTGTTGCATTTTTAATTGGTGCTGGCGGAATGTTTGCAGGTATGTCTTTATTTGGGGTTAATCCAGCAGAAGTAACGCAAACAATTTCGAGTGGAAACGCTAGCACTGCGCAAGGGAATTTGGCAAAAATTAATGAGGCGTATGCACTAATTGATTCACGTTATGTGGAAGACGTGAAAGATGAAAAATTAGTCGAAGGTGCAATACAAGGCATGTTGTCTACGCTGAAGGACCCTTATTCCACGTATATGGATAAAGAAACGGCTAAACAGTTTAGTGAATCGCTTGATCCTGAGTTAGAAGGGATCGGGGCTGAGGTGAACAAAACGGACGGTAAGCTTATTATCGTATCTCCAATTAAAGGCTCACCGGCAGAAAAGATTGGAATTAAACCGAATGACCAAATTTTATCTGTAGATGGAAATAGTGTGAAAGATTTATCACGTGAAGAAGCAGTATTAAAGATTCGTGGTAAAAAAGGAACGACTGTTGCGATTGAAATTAAGCGTGCAGGAGTAGCTGATCCGATTGTATTTAAAATTAAGCGTGAAAAAATTCCAATCTTCACAGTGTTTAGCTCTGTGAAACAAGAGAGTGGAAAAGATATCGGTTATATGCAAATCACTTCTTTTGCTGAAAATACAGCGAAAGAATTTAAGGATCAGTTAAAAGAGTTAGAGAAGAAAAACATAAAAGGGCTAGTTATTGACGTGCGCGGTAATCCTGGTGGCTACTTAAATAGTGTAGAAGAGATACTAGGGGAAATTATGACGGATAAAAAGCCGATGCTACAAGTAGAGCAAAGAAATGGTGAGAAGAAGAAATTCTCTACGGAACTGAAAGAGAGAAAGCCATATCCAATTTCAGTATTAATTGATAACGGAAGTGCTTCTGCTTCAGAGATTTTAGCGGGTGCGCTAAAAGAGGGAGAAGGATACGATTTAATTGGTGAAAAAACGTTTGGTAAAGGTACTGTTCAGCAAGCTGTTCCATTTAAAGATGGCAGCAATATCAAATTAACGATGTTCAAATGGTTAACACCGGATGGAAACTGGATTCATAAAAAAGGAATCAAGCCAACTGTAGAAGTGAAACAACCAGATTATTATCATGCGACACCAATTCAAATTGAAAAGACACTTTCATACAATGCAAATGATGTACAAGTAAAACACGCACAAGAAATGCTTAAGAGTTTAGGATATGTACCAGGACGTGAAGATGGATACTTTAGTAAAGAGACAGAATCAGCACTGAAAGCATTCCAAAATGCGAATAAGATGGAAGCGACAGGGCAGCTAGATAAAAAGACAGCTGAGGCGATTCAAACGAAAATTATTGAAAAAATCCGTTCTGGAGAAAATGATCTCCAATTACAGTCAGCATTAAAATTAATGGCGAAATAA